TGAGGTTGAAGGTCAAGAGGTTAATGAGAGCAGCCCGGATTTTGGCAAACCCTTATTCATTCACTATGGGATGCAGTTGGGAAGCGGTACCTGGGATTTCTTGCCTAACCTGACTTATACGGGTTCGATGGATCGCTGGTCTTGGGGTGGCCAACTGAGTGGTACCGTTCGCCTGGAAAGCGAAAACTCTTCCGGTTTTGCCTTTGGTGATATTTTTCAGGCCACTGCTTGGGGAGGCTATAGCCTATTCAAATGGCTGTCCGCCTCGGTTCGGGGCATTTATACTACCCAGGGAACGATTAGGAACCAATTCAACGGGCCGGACCCCCAGTCGGCGCCGGTGGACTTTCCAGAGAACTATGGTGGGCATTTCTGGGATGTGGGTTTTGGCCTCAATGCTTCTACCTTAGGTGGCGGTCTGAAAGGCAATCGGCTAAGTATCGAATGGGTGCAGCCGGTCAGGAACGATGTCAATGGCTTTCAGCTGGAGCGGGAAGGGTCGCTTTTTGTCACTTGGGGTTTAGGATTTTAATCGAGTATAGGGTATTTCTCTAGCCTAGGGTTTGGGTTTTCCGGTGGATAAGCTTTTTTTAGGGTTAAGAGAGTAGCATGAAGCTTTACCGGGAAGCCTTCAAGGCGATGGGTACGCCCTGTGAAATTCAGCTCTATGCCAAGACTAAGGTTCAAGCTCAACGGGCCGCGGGACTTATTATCGCCGATGTGCGCCGGTTGGAAGCTCGCTATTCCCGCTACCGCACTGATAGTTTTCTCTCCGATATCAACCGGGTGGCCATGGCGGGTGGGCGTATTTCGGTAGACAAAGAAACAGAAGGATTGCTCAATTATGCAGCTACCTGTTATGGGCAAAGTAAAGGATTATTTGATATTACTTCCGGTATTTTACGGCGCGCTTGGGATTTTAAATCAGGCGAGCTGCCGAGCAGGGTGCAAGTACAGGAACTGCTGGACAAAATTGGCTGGGAAAAACTGCGCTGGGCGCCGCCGGTATTAGAATTTCCCATAGCTGGAATGGAGATTGACTTTGGAGGTATCGTCAAGGAATATGCCGCCGACCGGGCGGCTTCGCTGAGCTTACAGGCAGGAGTTCGGCGAGGCCTAGTAAACTTAGGCGGTGATATCAAAGTGATTGGTCCTCGCCCGGACGGTGAGCCTTGGCGGATTGGTATCCGCCATCCTGGACATAAAGAAGCCGCGATGGGAATGCTGCTGCTACATAAAGGCGCGATTGCTAGTAGTGGTGACTATGAGCGCTGCATTGTATTAGATGGCGTTCGTTACGGCCATGTCCTCAATCCTCAGACGGGTTGGCCGGTACGGCACTTGGCATCGGTGACCGTAATCAGTGATTTATGTGTGGTAGCAGGAAGCGCTTCTACTATTGCCATGCTAAAAGAGGCTAATGGTTCAGCCTGGTTGCAGAATTTGGGATTACCTCATTTCTGGGTGAACATGGAAGGTGAAACCGGTGGTTCCCTAGAGGAAGGCTCCATTGAAGCTGTTGCTATGGTTCAAAACAGCGAGCGCCAGGCGGCAATCACGGTACTCAACGAATATTAACAAAGGCGCCACGCCTTGCTGTGATTTTCATGAAAACCGAATGCCGCTGCTTGTCCACTCAAATCTATCCTGTACATGCAAGGATAAAGAAAATATGAATGACCTCTCCCTAAATTTCCCGGGACGAGCGGGACTCTACTTTATCGTCTTTTTGACTGGCGCCGCAGTCATGATCATAGAAATTTTGGGAACTCGGATGATTGCCCCTTTCTATGGGGCGAGCCTTTACGTTTGGTCATCCCTGATCTCGGTCACTATGATAGCGCTGGCCTTGGGTTATTTTATCGGGGGCCGCTGGGCTGATCGGGCCGAACGGACCGGCCTGTCATTGATCATTGCACTCGCAGCCTTACTCACTCTTCTTATTCCCTGGTTAACTCGTCCAGTGTTGCTGGCGACCGATCCGTTGGGCCTGCGGGCAGGGGCTTTGGTGAGTGCGCTGGTGCTGTTTTCGCCAAGCTTGACCTTTCTGGGAATGGTGGGGCCTTTCGCTGTTAAGTTATCCACTGCAAATCTGGCGGGGGTTGGCGCCAGCGCCGGTTCGATTTATGGGATAAGCACCCTTGGCAGTGTCGTGGGAACGTTACTCCTGGGATTCTATTTATTTCCTATTGTAGGTTCCCGCGAGATTTTTATTGTGCTTGGCCTTGTCCTGTTCCTATTGGCCATAGCCGTAGCCTTTTATGAGAGAAAACGCCTGAGGTTTACCTCGGCCCTACTGCCCATTGACTTCTTGGCAGCGATAGGAATTGGGCTATTACCACAAATTGCCGGTGCAAATCGCACGGACTCCAATAAGGAGTCTTTTCAAGTCCAATTCGAGCGGGAAAGCTTATATGGTTGGGTACGGGTTATTGATCAACCGGCGCGGGATCTCCGCCTGCTCACCGCTGATGCTTCTACCATTGGAGCGGCCAGCATTACCCATGGTCAAAACCGGCTTGCCTACCAAAATATCGTACCGCTCATTCCGGCTTTAGCACCTCCTATGAAGCGCGCTTTGCTGATTGGCCAGGGTGCCGGCCATATGGCTATGGCTTTGGAAGATCGCTATGGGATTGTCATGGATACGCTGGAGATAGACCCGGCCGTTGCGGAGGCGGCAATCCGTTATTTTGGCTTTAGTCCCACTGGTAAGGCCATAATTGGAGATGCCCGTTATGAAATTCGGCGTTTAAAAGGTCCTTATGATTTAATTATCCATGATTGTTTTACCGGGGGTGCGGAGCCTGTCCATTTACTGACTATTGAAACTTTGACACGGCTACGCTCCCTGCTTTCCGAGCAGGGCATACTCGCCCTTAATTTCGTATCTTTCTCGGAGAACGGGAAAAATACTGCATTGGCCTCTATCGCCAAGACCCTGGCGCACGCTTTTCCCCATCAAATGGTTTTTGCTTCCGAGCCCGGCAAGGATTTTAACGATTTCATTTTCCTTGCCGCTAATCGCCCTATTGATTTGGATGTCAATACACTCACGCTTGAGAAAATTTCTTGGTTAAAACAACGCCTTATGATAGTGGATAAAACCCAAGGAATCCTGTTAACGGATAATTTTAATCCACTTGAGCATTTGCAGGTACGTAAAGCAAAACACTATAGAAATATTTTAGTCAATTGGTTAGGCACGGATATTTTAGTGCGGTGAAGTCATCGTCTGGATTCTCCATTTCTCCCATCGCGGCACTCAAGGAATTCATCAAAACCCGTGAATTGATTGCCCAGCTTGTTTGGAGCGAAGTGGTAGGGCGTTACCGGGGTTCCTTTGCGGGATTCTTGTGGTCTTTTCTTAATCCTTTATTCTCCCTGGCAATGTATACTTTTGTCTTTGGGGTGGTTTTTAAGGCACGCTGGGGATTGTCGGCAGAAAATACTTTTGATTTTTCCATGGTGTTATTTACGGGTTTAATTGTTCATGGGTTAGTGTCTGAAACTATCAATCGAGCGCCCTATTTAATTCTTAGTAATCCCAGTTATGTTAAGCAAGTTGTGTTTCCCCTGGAGGTATTGCCGGTCGTCGCTTTGGGGTCGAGTTTATTTCATGCCGCGATTAGTTTTTTATTGTTAATTGTTATTTGGAGCATCGCCCATGGGAGCATAGCATTAGCCGTTGCTTTTATTCCCTTGCTAATATTGCCCTTGAGTTTAATTACTGTTGGAGTGAGTTGGTTTATGGCAGCGGCTACTGTGTATTTTCGGGATCTGGGTCAACTGGTGACTTTTATCAGCAGTGGGCTGCTCTTTTTCTCGCCAATTTTTTACCCTGTAAGCTCAGTTCCAGAATCTTTTCGGATCTTTTTAGAACTTAATCCGCTTACTTATATCATTGAACAGGTACGTGCCACGCTTATTAGTGGAGAAATTCCAGAGCTAAAGGGTTATGTAGTCTATTTTTTAGTTTCTGCTATCGTTGCCTGGGCGGGTTATGCCTGGTTCCAGAAAACACGCGCCGGTTTTGCCGATGTAATATAATGTTAACTTCCATGGGAGAAACCGATCCGGAAATTTTGATTAATGTGGATAATGTTAGCAAGTGCTATCATTTATACCACCGCCCTCAGGATCGACTGTGGCAGTCTTTTTTTCGAGGGCGTAAAAAATTTCACCGTGAATTTTGGGCATTACTCAATATTTCCTTGCAGGTCCGGCGGCATGAGGCTGTAGCTATCATCGGGCGCAATGGCGCGGGAAAAAGCACCTTGCTACAGATCATTGCCGGCACTTTAGCGCCTACCTCAGGAAAAATCGCTGTTCAAGGCAGAGTTGCGGCCTTGCTCCAATTGGGAAGCGGTTTTAACCCTGAATTCACGGGGCGGGAAAATGTGTTTCTAAACGGCGCTATCCTTGGGTTTAGCCGCGCTGAAATTAGCTGCCGCTTTGAAGCAATAACAGCCTTTGCGGAGATCGGTAATTTTATTGATCAACCGGTTAAAACCTATTCTTCCGGGATGATCATGCGGCTTGCTTTCGCTGTTTCTACTTGTCTTGAACCGGAAGTGCTGATCATCGATGAGGCTTTAGCGGTAGGGGACGCAGCATTCCAATTTAAATGCAGGGATCGGCTTCAGGGTCTGATTACTCAAGGAACTACATTATTACTGGTTTCCCATGATATGAGCGCTGTTAAATCGTTTTGTCATCGTGCAGTCTATATTGAAGATGGCCAAAAAAAGGCGGAGGGTGAACCGGAACACATCTCTGAGCGTTATTTTATGGATGTGCGTGCCCGGCAGATGAGTCGCGTACAACAAGAAAAAAAAGGCAGGGATACCATCGTCTGTGAAAAGTCCCATGGTTATGGCACTAGTGAAGGAGAAATTGAGTCCGCTGTTTTTGTAGCAACAAGAGGAAGTGCCGCTCTTTTTAATTATGGTGATACTATTGAATTAAAGGTTACCTGCCAGTTTGCGTCTCACATAGAGTTTCCATGCCTATCGGTAGTACTCCAGGCAACTAATCTAGTGGGTATAGGTGGGCGCTGGTTCCGTATTAACCCGCTTTCTTCGGAATTCGATGCTGCTGCTATTACTTTAAAAATAAAGTTTCCCGCAAAATTTAATGATGGAAAATATTTTATTACCCTAAGATTGGAAGATCGTAAAGATCAGAAACAATATTTTATTTTACATAAAATTCCAGGCGCATTAACATTTGATATTTTGCCGCGTACTAATAACGATTTATTAGGGTTTAATGATATAAAACTTACCTGTGAGCAGTAAGAAATGATTATTTCTCACAAATATCAATTTATTTTTATAAAGAACGGAAAAACAGCAGGAACAAGTATTGAAGTATTCCTTTCCAAGTTTTGCGGTTCTTTTGATATCGTTACCCCCATTTATCCCGCGGTGGAATCCCATTTTCCTCGTAATTACGCGGGTTTTTATAACCGCATGACGAGCGCGGAGATTCGGGAGAAAATAGGTAAGAAAACCTGGAAAAATTATTTTAAATTTTGTGTAGAGCGTAACCCTTGGGATAAAGCTATCTCCTATTATTATATGGCTAAATGCAGAACTGGTGGGAATCTCTCTCTTGACAAATTTCTCGATGGCTGTGAATTTCCCATCAATTTTCCCCGCTATACAGAACCAGGAAATAGTTCAAAAATTATTGTAGATAAAATTATTGACTTTAATAACCTTATTGAAGGCTTAGGAGAAGTTTTCGGAAGGTTAGGATTACCTTTTGATGGTTCGCTTGGGGTTTATGCTAAATCAGAATATCGGACTGATCGACGGCCTTATCAAGAAGTTTTGACGGCTTCCCAGGCACGTAAAATTCAAGAGATCTTTGCGGTGGAGATTGATTTGCATGGTTATCATTTTCAGAAAGTAAAATTAATCGCATGATAGGAATACGTCACCAATTCATTTTTGTGCATATTCCAAAGACCGCTGGCAATGCCATGCAGAATATTCTAAGCACCTACTCGGAAGATACTATCGTTGTCAGCGGCAATAAGGATGGTGTTCATCGATTTGGATTATATAGTCTCTACGGCACCACTAAGCACTCGACTTTGACTGATTATTTTTTTGCACTAGGGCCAGAATCATTTTGGCCAAAACGAAAATTTACCTGTGTCCGTAATCCTTGGGATCGTGCTATCTCTTTTTATTTTTCACCACATAATAAAAATTATTCCTGGAATAGAAATAAATTTATCCGCATGTTGGATAAAATTTATCCAATGACTACTTTTTTGCGCCTACCTGCCCATGTGGCGAGTACAAAACCTGATCAAAACATTGATCTTATTATCCGCTACGAAGATTTACACAAAGGTTTTTCTAAGTTATGCGATATCCTAGGGATTTCAAGGAGAAGTCTTCCTGTTCTCAATAAGGGGAATCGGAAGTCCTATTTTGAATATTACGATTCCGATCTTATCCAAATAGTAGCGGAGCGTTTCCGGGAAGATATTGAGAATTTTGGCTATGAATTCGATTCCCCTAAGCGCTATTAAGAATGAAGATCGTCATCGTGCATATTCCTAAGGCGGCGGGTACTTCACTCAAGGAAGCTATTTCCGCTAAAGTAGGTATCGATAATATTCATTTTGATTATGATCGCCCCCTCGCCAGGGGTGATTTATCAAGGAATGCTCGTTGCTTGGCCTCAAGTATTACCGTTAAGCCGAGAGAAGAATCAATTATTTTCGGTCATTTCCTAGTGGGAAAATATGCTAGATTTAACGGCTGTTATTTTAGGCGCCGTAAAAAAATATTTTACGTGACTTTTCTCAGAGAACCTTTACAAAGAGCAATATCGCATTTTTTTTTCTGGAAAAGAACGGCTGTTCAAGGACATCGGGTTTGGGAGCGTTTTACTCAAGAGAATTGGAGCTTAGAAAGATTCCTGCTATCTAGGGAACATACTAATTTCCAGGCCAAATTCCTTTGGCGATTTCCGTTGAATCAGTTTGACTTTATCGGTTTAACAGAATATTTCCATGATAGCGTAGAAATGCTGGGACGCGTTTCTCCACTGCTAAGCGGCTTGCCAATAAAAACAGAAAACGGTAATCCAAAAAATTCTATTGGAGCGAGTTATAGCATTGATTCCTGTCTGGCATCCGAGTTTATGCGCCGCAATGAATTGGATTACGATTTATATAATCAAGGAGTTAAACGTTTTCTTATACAAAAACACAAACTTTTAAAGGCAAAGGGATGACTATGACGGACAGCTCATCGGTCGTATTTTTGCTAGGAGTGCCCCGTTCAGGTACAACTTTACTTTCTTGGTTGCTTAATCAGCACCGGAGTATTTACTGCCCGCCGGAGCCGTGGCTGCTGCTGGGACTAGAATCGCTTGGACAGGTTCCTGCTGATCACGTTGCCGATCCGCCTCTTTTGTCTAGCGCGGTTGCTGAGTTTTTAGGAGCTAGACGATTACAGAGTCTCAAGCGGGCAGCCTTATCTATTTATCAGCACGCCTTGGAGGAAGCGGGAAAATCTGTTTTTATTGATAAAACCCCTCGTAACTATCATGCCCTTGATTTTGTGCAGGAGTTTCTGCCGGAAGGAAAAATTATTTTTCTCGTACGCAATCCCCTTGATGTGGCGGCTTCTTTTAAAACTTCTTGGTCGGTGGAACTTCCAAAAATTATCTCTAATCAGGAAGATACTCCTTTTATTTTTGACTATATTCTAGGTTTTAATAGACTGCTGGATTTTGAAGAAAATTATCCCGTGCTTAGAGTTCGTTATGAGGACTTGGTTGTTGATCCTGATGAACAAATGGTGCGTATCTTTAAGTATCTAAAACTCCCACCGCAAGCAATTAATAAGGATTTGGACATTCAAAAAACCTCCTATGCCAGGAGTTCTCTCGGCGATAAGAGAATTCTTGCGACGCCCTCTATTCATACGCGATCTATTGATGCTTATAAGGGTGTTTTCAAAAAAGGGGAAATTCAAACTCTTTTGAATTCCTTGGGAGAAAAATCTTTTTTTAAATTAGGTTATGCCCAACAATATGCTGATGCCTGTGCAGAATTCGAAATAATGCCTTGTCACGAGATCTCTTCACGGCTGCTAAAAACAGCGGAAGGATACGTGCAACGACGCCAGAGGCGTTGTTCTGACCTCCAGTCACGAGGTATTTTCGAGCAAAAAATAGAATATTTAAGTCAACAAATTGAATGCTTGAAGCAACAAAATGAAATTGCCCAGAAGCGCAATCAGGATATTAGTAATGAATTAAAATCCGCTCAGAGGCAAAATAGCACGCTTAATAAGCAGTTAATTCTATCGAGAACAGAAAAGGAAGAATTTAAGAAGCAATTCCATTCGTTGCAAAATATGGGTTTGAAAGCGCGTTTACATGGGGATCTTGGATATATTAAAAAACGCTTAAAACAGAAAATCAAAGATGGCCTTTGGCACGTAGTACAAGGGCCGCCCGCACCGCCATTACCAAGAATAACGATAGTTACGCCGGTGCTTAATGGCGCTCAATTTATTGAAGCGACGCTGCGCTCGGTGCTGGTACAAGAATATCCCGCACTGGAATTTATCATCGTTGATGGTGGTTCCACTGATGATACCTTGTCTATTATAGATAGCGTTCAAAATAGTTCTGATTTTAAGGATAGAATTAGTTGTGTCATATCAGAGCCTGATGGCGGCATGTATGATGCTATCGCTAAGGGCTTCTCGCGGGCAACGGGTGAAATACTGGGATACCTAAATGCTGATGATTTACTTGAAGGCGGGGCCTTAGCTGCTGTTGGCAGTTATTTCTCCCGCCATCCGAAAGTAGCCGTAATCTACCATGAGGACACTGTTTTGGTGAACGGGTGGAAATATCCCAACGTTCGGCAGCCAAAGGGGATAAATACGGTTGATCTGCTTAATAAGCATATTTTATTTCAGGACGGTGTTTTTTTTAGGCGGGAAGCTTACCAAACCATTGGTGGTTTACGGCGTG
This sequence is a window from Nitrosococcus oceani ATCC 19707. Protein-coding genes within it:
- a CDS encoding FAD:protein FMN transferase; the encoded protein is MKLYREAFKAMGTPCEIQLYAKTKVQAQRAAGLIIADVRRLEARYSRYRTDSFLSDINRVAMAGGRISVDKETEGLLNYAATCYGQSKGLFDITSGILRRAWDFKSGELPSRVQVQELLDKIGWEKLRWAPPVLEFPIAGMEIDFGGIVKEYAADRAASLSLQAGVRRGLVNLGGDIKVIGPRPDGEPWRIGIRHPGHKEAAMGMLLLHKGAIASSGDYERCIVLDGVRYGHVLNPQTGWPVRHLASVTVISDLCVVAGSASTIAMLKEANGSAWLQNLGLPHFWVNMEGETGGSLEEGSIEAVAMVQNSERQAAITVLNEY
- a CDS encoding fused MFS/spermidine synthase, whose amino-acid sequence is MNDLSLNFPGRAGLYFIVFLTGAAVMIIEILGTRMIAPFYGASLYVWSSLISVTMIALALGYFIGGRWADRAERTGLSLIIALAALLTLLIPWLTRPVLLATDPLGLRAGALVSALVLFSPSLTFLGMVGPFAVKLSTANLAGVGASAGSIYGISTLGSVVGTLLLGFYLFPIVGSREIFIVLGLVLFLLAIAVAFYERKRLRFTSALLPIDFLAAIGIGLLPQIAGANRTDSNKESFQVQFERESLYGWVRVIDQPARDLRLLTADASTIGAASITHGQNRLAYQNIVPLIPALAPPMKRALLIGQGAGHMAMALEDRYGIVMDTLEIDPAVAEAAIRYFGFSPTGKAIIGDARYEIRRLKGPYDLIIHDCFTGGAEPVHLLTIETLTRLRSLLSEQGILALNFVSFSENGKNTALASIAKTLAHAFPHQMVFASEPGKDFNDFIFLAANRPIDLDVNTLTLEKISWLKQRLMIVDKTQGILLTDNFNPLEHLQVRKAKHYRNILVNWLGTDILVR
- a CDS encoding ABC transporter permease, encoding MKSSSGFSISPIAALKEFIKTRELIAQLVWSEVVGRYRGSFAGFLWSFLNPLFSLAMYTFVFGVVFKARWGLSAENTFDFSMVLFTGLIVHGLVSETINRAPYLILSNPSYVKQVVFPLEVLPVVALGSSLFHAAISFLLLIVIWSIAHGSIALAVAFIPLLILPLSLITVGVSWFMAAATVYFRDLGQLVTFISSGLLFFSPIFYPVSSVPESFRIFLELNPLTYIIEQVRATLISGEIPELKGYVVYFLVSAIVAWAGYAWFQKTRAGFADVI
- a CDS encoding ABC transporter ATP-binding protein, which codes for MLTSMGETDPEILINVDNVSKCYHLYHRPQDRLWQSFFRGRKKFHREFWALLNISLQVRRHEAVAIIGRNGAGKSTLLQIIAGTLAPTSGKIAVQGRVAALLQLGSGFNPEFTGRENVFLNGAILGFSRAEISCRFEAITAFAEIGNFIDQPVKTYSSGMIMRLAFAVSTCLEPEVLIIDEALAVGDAAFQFKCRDRLQGLITQGTTLLLVSHDMSAVKSFCHRAVYIEDGQKKAEGEPEHISERYFMDVRARQMSRVQQEKKGRDTIVCEKSHGYGTSEGEIESAVFVATRGSAALFNYGDTIELKVTCQFASHIEFPCLSVVLQATNLVGIGGRWFRINPLSSEFDAAAITLKIKFPAKFNDGKYFITLRLEDRKDQKQYFILHKIPGALTFDILPRTNNDLLGFNDIKLTCEQ
- a CDS encoding sulfotransferase family 2 domain-containing protein — encoded protein: MIISHKYQFIFIKNGKTAGTSIEVFLSKFCGSFDIVTPIYPAVESHFPRNYAGFYNRMTSAEIREKIGKKTWKNYFKFCVERNPWDKAISYYYMAKCRTGGNLSLDKFLDGCEFPINFPRYTEPGNSSKIIVDKIIDFNNLIEGLGEVFGRLGLPFDGSLGVYAKSEYRTDRRPYQEVLTASQARKIQEIFAVEIDLHGYHFQKVKLIA
- a CDS encoding sulfotransferase family 2 domain-containing protein, coding for MIGIRHQFIFVHIPKTAGNAMQNILSTYSEDTIVVSGNKDGVHRFGLYSLYGTTKHSTLTDYFFALGPESFWPKRKFTCVRNPWDRAISFYFSPHNKNYSWNRNKFIRMLDKIYPMTTFLRLPAHVASTKPDQNIDLIIRYEDLHKGFSKLCDILGISRRSLPVLNKGNRKSYFEYYDSDLIQIVAERFREDIENFGYEFDSPKRY
- a CDS encoding sulfotransferase family 2 domain-containing protein, translated to MKIVIVHIPKAAGTSLKEAISAKVGIDNIHFDYDRPLARGDLSRNARCLASSITVKPREESIIFGHFLVGKYARFNGCYFRRRKKIFYVTFLREPLQRAISHFFFWKRTAVQGHRVWERFTQENWSLERFLLSREHTNFQAKFLWRFPLNQFDFIGLTEYFHDSVEMLGRVSPLLSGLPIKTENGNPKNSIGASYSIDSCLASEFMRRNELDYDLYNQGVKRFLIQKHKLLKAKG
- a CDS encoding sulfotransferase; translation: MTDSSSVVFLLGVPRSGTTLLSWLLNQHRSIYCPPEPWLLLGLESLGQVPADHVADPPLLSSAVAEFLGARRLQSLKRAALSIYQHALEEAGKSVFIDKTPRNYHALDFVQEFLPEGKIIFLVRNPLDVAASFKTSWSVELPKIISNQEDTPFIFDYILGFNRLLDFEENYPVLRVRYEDLVVDPDEQMVRIFKYLKLPPQAINKDLDIQKTSYARSSLGDKRILATPSIHTRSIDAYKGVFKKGEIQTLLNSLGEKSFFKLGYAQQYADACAEFEIMPCHEISSRLLKTAEGYVQRRQRRCSDLQSRGIFEQKIEYLSQQIECLKQQNEIAQKRNQDISNELKSAQRQNSTLNKQLILSRTEKEEFKKQFHSLQNMGLKARLHGDLGYIKKRLKQKIKDGLWHVVQGPPAPPLPRITIVTPVLNGAQFIEATLRSVLVQEYPALEFIIVDGGSTDDTLSIIDSVQNSSDFKDRISCVISEPDGGMYDAIAKGFSRATGEILGYLNADDLLEGGALAAVGSYFSRHPKVAVIYHEDTVLVNGWKYPNVRQPKGINTVDLLNKHILFQDGVFFRREAYQTIGGLRRDLKLAGDYDLWLRLSARFKFIRRSGHVSCFRIRRGQFSENMEAYNEEMERARHDFLSQASRLQILRWEIQKKYLFFSKSIEKISRRHRLFFPLDFSNLPPPPVSLSGTEYGQALSPIDGKLAERFLFSTPDTRFGDKMINYIYLDTRHLIAITYPPIQPAELDRLYKRHYSAPPSSINNPESPSPYRQFEGKRPWEKLLLRLPVERWLSYFFSKDLWLDNTLNELSNTLQSSQINIHSPLRVLDTGCFEGHLLDGIAARKSWRGYGLEPNIQAVEIARGKGHCVWQGRAEDAVEIIPYSYQFDVIFMGQSIEHTDDPVRVLRRLRLLLAPGGVLVVSTPNLDSRQITWFGPTWAHWHAPYHRYIFSRKGLFALARQTGLHPVCFKTFSHCYWTAMSLMQNFIGLGGSVSHTVDFDHPLRLRAQRINFWQQFFWNRIGKGDYCFFVMRDEESG